A DNA window from Vespula vulgaris chromosome 18, iyVesVulg1.1, whole genome shotgun sequence contains the following coding sequences:
- the LOC127070319 gene encoding uncharacterized protein LOC127070319, whose amino-acid sequence MDQGKDDARREKRTKRKCAYAPCLKIRNARMRSFVRELPSSSSVLLRLLLILLLIAHHGRAETEESNDDPIASLHKTLKYWRWIYETYREEIKLGYCWADYLLGSSDIETDFISRIIENELTNLKETSIRRKCENDSRYCEDDFSYGNPSQYGVNAKSSFRRNYVEEESSKKDFEEISRANIEERYPSERTTIDQKDNSENGLNHWPTLPNYPSQFTWRSSDKRSRRRSDHEDAAVPESVKVAYQGYSVKPKVFSSLSKKLTVDRESSSSETSSSTDTDAAGRLRFLPSRKVSDRDKGMARESSYISDREGTTATETTRSLSVEKYGRKLDTLNGIVDQGQDRRSLRENSKAPRDRSTTIEHPIFIEIFRTLTVLVRVGQLIIEIVDSSEVLRCTRNYILKKTIEWIDA is encoded by the coding sequence ATGGATCAAGGAAAAGATGACGCGAGGCGAGAAAAGAGGACAAAGCGAAAATGTGCTTATGCACCGTGCTTGAAAATACGAAACGCGAGGATGAGGAGCTTTGTACGGGAAttaccgtcgtcgtcgtcggtctTGCTGCGACTCCTCCTTATACTCCTCTTGATCGCGCACCACGGACGAGCCGAGACGGAAGAGAGTAACGACGATCCTATCGCTTCGTTGCACAAGACCTTGAAATACTGGCGTTGGATCTACGAGACTTACCGCGAGGAAATAAAGTTGGGTTATTGCTGGGCCGATTATCTTCTCGGATCGAGCGACATCGAGACTGATTTCATCTCGCGTATCATTGAGAACGAGTTAACGAACTTGAAGGAAACGTCGATTCGAAGAAAATGCGAAAACGATTCGAGATACTGCGAAGACGATTTTTCTTATGGAAATCCTTCCCAGTACGGTGTTAACGCTAAATCATCGTTTCGTCGGAATtacgtagaagaagaaagctcGAAAAAGGATTTCGAGGAAATTTCTCGAGCGAATATCGAGGAAAGATATCCTTCCGAGCGAACGACGATCGATCAGAAAGATAATTCGGAAAATGGTTTAAACCATTGGCCGACGCTCCCGAATTATCCTTCTCAATTTACTTGGAGATCGAGCGATAAACGTTCGCGTCGTCGAAGCGACCACGAAGATGCTGCTGTTCCCGAATCCGTCAAAGTGGCTTATCAAGGATATTCCGTAAAACCGAAAGTTTTCTCCTCGTTAAGTAAAAAGTTAACCGTGGATCGTGAATCTTCCTCGAGCGAAACATCATCCTCGACGGATACGGACGCAGCCGGGCGTTTGAGATTTTTACCCTCTCGAAAAGTTTCCGATCGAGATAAAGGGATGGCTCGTGAATCCTCGTATATAAGCGATCGCGAAGGAACAACGGCAACGGAGACGACTAGGTCGTTATCCGTAGAGAAATATGGACGCAAACTGGACACTTTGAACGGTATCGTCGACCAAGGTCAAGATCGACGATCTTTGAGAGAGAATTCGAAAGCTCCAAGAgatcgatcgacgacgatCGAGCATCCAATTTTTATCGAGATTTTCAGGACTTTAACCGTATTAGTCCGCGTGGGTCAACTGATAATAGAGATCGTAGACTCGAGCGAGGTTCTCAGATGTACCAGAAACTATATCTTGAAGAAGACGATCGAGTGGATAGACGCATAG
- the LOC127070301 gene encoding ATP-dependent RNA helicase DHX33 isoform X2: MGVHDNADSKYNVMGTSSFSKLAPKRPNTVVFGESPAKVQKHEESSSSFSNVENTEAGNASVHQQRKSLPVYRLRKRLLEEIRRYSTLIVIGETGSGKTTQIPQLLLSSGIAGVSGRVGVTQPRRVAAVSIARRVAQEQGVETGKLVGYCVRFEDVTSPQTRIKYLTDGMMVREAMTDEILSDYSVVILDEAHERSVQTDVLLGVTKRAQNLRKLKNLPPLKLLVMSATMDADKFAKYFHAPVLYLEGRQHPVKIYHAVKSQEDYAFSSMVTAFQIHRETPANEDILVFLTGQEEIESAVANAKQVAKQLDGKGYPPLKVFPLYSALPTHQQLEAFKPAPAGMRKLIFSTNVAETSVTIGGIRHVIDTGVVKARTHHPTTGLDVLKVEQISKAQAWQRTGRAAREAPGKCYRTYTKDEFERMREMPVPEIQRCSLAGVALQLLAIGVDITSFDFMDRPPKEAVDVAVTCLEKLAAVKGSPPQLTTLGRTMSLFPLDPRFTKVILASVEHRCLEEALTVVALLSGESIFTDPPAKRQQAYAAKSRFASPEGDHVTLLNVFRGYTSTSSQKKVWCHENFLHHRNLEYASEVRQQLATLAERANLEKASCGTNTEQLRKALLEGLYENLAELQRDHSYVTVSSKQPVAIHPSSTLHGTKPSLILFTEIVATGKCYLRDLSVIENSWLSEKGAVSVKHE; the protein is encoded by the exons ATGGGTGTCCACGACAACGCGGATTCCAAGTACAATGTTATGGGTACGTCGAGTTTCTCCAAATTAGCACCGAAACGACCGAACACTGTCGTTTTTGGGGAGAGTCCCGCCAAAGTGCAGAAACACGAGGAGAGTAGCTCGAGTTTTTCGAACGTCGAGAATACAGAAGCAGGAAACGCTAGCGTGCATCAACAAAGAAAATCACTGCCAGTTTATCGACTTCGTAAACG GCTTTTGGAGGAGATACGAAGATACAGTACGTTGATCGTTATCGGAGAGACCGGTAGCGGTAAGACGACGCAGATTCCACAACTGTTGCTCTCCTCCGGAATAGCCGGTGTTAGCGGTCGCGTGGGTGTAACGCAACCACGAAGGGTCGCCGCAGTGAGCATAGCTCGCAGAGTAGCACAGGAGCAGGGGGTGGAAACCGGTAAGCTGGTGGGTTACTGCGTACGATTCGAGGACGTGACGTCGCCTCAAACCAGGATCAAGTACCTCACCGACGGTATGATGGTACGGGAAGCGATGACCGACGAGATACTCTCGGATTACTCGGTGGTGATATTGGACGAGGCTCACGAGAGATCCGTTCAGACGGACGTCCTTCTCGGCGTCACCAAACGAGCACAGAATTTGAGGAAGCTGAAGAACTTGCCGCCACTGAAATTGCTGGTCATGTCGGCGACGATGGACGCCGACAAGTTCGCCAAGTATTTCCACGCGCCCGTCCTATATCTCGAGGGTCGGCAGCATCCAGTGAAGATCTATCATGCCGTGAAGAGTCAAGAGGATTATGCTTTTTCTAGCATGGTCACGGCATTTCAAATCCACCGGGAGACACCGGCCAA CGAGGACATCCTCGTGTTCTTGACCGGACAGGAGGAGATAGAAAGTGCCGTGGCTAATGCGAAACAGGTTGCCAAACAGTTGGACGGCAAAGGATATCCACCGCTGAAGGTATTTCCTCTCTACTCGGCCCTACCGACTCATCAGCAATTGGAAGCCTTCAAGCCGGCTCCCGCGGGAATGCGAAAGCTTATTTTCTCGACGAACGTTGCCGAGACGTCCGTTACGATAGGTG GTATTCGACACGTGATCGATACCGGCGTGGTCAAAGCAAGAACGCATCATCCAACGACCGGTCTGGACGTCCTGAAGGTGGAGCAGATCTCAAAGGCGCAAGCTTGGCAAAGGACGGGAAGAGCCGCTCGCGAGGCACCGGGAAAATGTTACAGGACTTACACAAAGGACGAGTTCGAGAGGATGAGGGAGATGCCGGTACCGGAGATACAAAGGTGTTCCCTGGCGGGAGTCGCTCTTCAGCTTCTCGCCATTGGCGTCGATATTACTAGCTTCGATTTTATGGACAGACCACCGAAGGAAGCCGTCGACGTAGCGGTGACGTGTTTGGAAAAGCTCGCTGCCGTTAAAG GTTCTCCGCCGCAGTTGACTACTCTAGGAAGAACGATGTCTTTGTTCCCCTTGGATCCTCGATTTACCAAAGTGATTTTAGCCTCGGTGGAACATCGGTGTCTCGAGGAAGCTCTCACGGTGGTCGCCCTTCTGTCCGGAGAATCGATATTTACCGATCCACCGGCCAAGAGGCAGCAAGCGTACGCCGCCAAGTCTCG ATTCGCTTCTCCCGAGGGGGACCACGTAACCTTACTCAACGTTTTTCGCGGTTATACGAGCACCAGCAGCCAGAAAAAGGTTTGGTGCCACGAGAATTTTCTACACCATCGGAATTTGGAATATGCCTCGGAGGTACGACAACAGCTCGCCACTTTGGCGGAACGTGCGAATTTGGAGAAAGCCAGCTGCGGAACGAATACCGAGCAGCTTAGGAAGGCCCTTCTGGAAGGGCTCTACGAGAACCTCGCGGAACTGCAAAGGGATCATAGCTACGTCACG GTGAGCTCGAAACAGCCGGTGGCCATACATCCATCCTCGACGTTACACGGTACGAAACCATCTCTGATATTGTTCACGGAAATCGTTGCCACCGGCAAGTGTTACCTCCGTGATTTGTCCGTCATCGAAAATTCCTGGCTGTCGGAGAAAGGAGCCGTTTCGGTCAAACACGAATGA
- the LOC127070301 gene encoding ATP-dependent RNA helicase DHX33 isoform X1, with product MCCILSPPPFALEELPSRRSYSAPPQSVWSVARVHRFEMGVHDNADSKYNVMGTSSFSKLAPKRPNTVVFGESPAKVQKHEESSSSFSNVENTEAGNASVHQQRKSLPVYRLRKRLLEEIRRYSTLIVIGETGSGKTTQIPQLLLSSGIAGVSGRVGVTQPRRVAAVSIARRVAQEQGVETGKLVGYCVRFEDVTSPQTRIKYLTDGMMVREAMTDEILSDYSVVILDEAHERSVQTDVLLGVTKRAQNLRKLKNLPPLKLLVMSATMDADKFAKYFHAPVLYLEGRQHPVKIYHAVKSQEDYAFSSMVTAFQIHRETPANEDILVFLTGQEEIESAVANAKQVAKQLDGKGYPPLKVFPLYSALPTHQQLEAFKPAPAGMRKLIFSTNVAETSVTIGGIRHVIDTGVVKARTHHPTTGLDVLKVEQISKAQAWQRTGRAAREAPGKCYRTYTKDEFERMREMPVPEIQRCSLAGVALQLLAIGVDITSFDFMDRPPKEAVDVAVTCLEKLAAVKGSPPQLTTLGRTMSLFPLDPRFTKVILASVEHRCLEEALTVVALLSGESIFTDPPAKRQQAYAAKSRFASPEGDHVTLLNVFRGYTSTSSQKKVWCHENFLHHRNLEYASEVRQQLATLAERANLEKASCGTNTEQLRKALLEGLYENLAELQRDHSYVTVSSKQPVAIHPSSTLHGTKPSLILFTEIVATGKCYLRDLSVIENSWLSEKGAVSVKHE from the exons atgtgttgtattctctctccccctcctttCGCGTTGGAAGAGTTGCCGAGTAGACGATCGTACTCGGCTCCTCCACAGTCGGTGTGGAGTGTCGCACGTGTACACCGGTTCGAG ATGGGTGTCCACGACAACGCGGATTCCAAGTACAATGTTATGGGTACGTCGAGTTTCTCCAAATTAGCACCGAAACGACCGAACACTGTCGTTTTTGGGGAGAGTCCCGCCAAAGTGCAGAAACACGAGGAGAGTAGCTCGAGTTTTTCGAACGTCGAGAATACAGAAGCAGGAAACGCTAGCGTGCATCAACAAAGAAAATCACTGCCAGTTTATCGACTTCGTAAACG GCTTTTGGAGGAGATACGAAGATACAGTACGTTGATCGTTATCGGAGAGACCGGTAGCGGTAAGACGACGCAGATTCCACAACTGTTGCTCTCCTCCGGAATAGCCGGTGTTAGCGGTCGCGTGGGTGTAACGCAACCACGAAGGGTCGCCGCAGTGAGCATAGCTCGCAGAGTAGCACAGGAGCAGGGGGTGGAAACCGGTAAGCTGGTGGGTTACTGCGTACGATTCGAGGACGTGACGTCGCCTCAAACCAGGATCAAGTACCTCACCGACGGTATGATGGTACGGGAAGCGATGACCGACGAGATACTCTCGGATTACTCGGTGGTGATATTGGACGAGGCTCACGAGAGATCCGTTCAGACGGACGTCCTTCTCGGCGTCACCAAACGAGCACAGAATTTGAGGAAGCTGAAGAACTTGCCGCCACTGAAATTGCTGGTCATGTCGGCGACGATGGACGCCGACAAGTTCGCCAAGTATTTCCACGCGCCCGTCCTATATCTCGAGGGTCGGCAGCATCCAGTGAAGATCTATCATGCCGTGAAGAGTCAAGAGGATTATGCTTTTTCTAGCATGGTCACGGCATTTCAAATCCACCGGGAGACACCGGCCAA CGAGGACATCCTCGTGTTCTTGACCGGACAGGAGGAGATAGAAAGTGCCGTGGCTAATGCGAAACAGGTTGCCAAACAGTTGGACGGCAAAGGATATCCACCGCTGAAGGTATTTCCTCTCTACTCGGCCCTACCGACTCATCAGCAATTGGAAGCCTTCAAGCCGGCTCCCGCGGGAATGCGAAAGCTTATTTTCTCGACGAACGTTGCCGAGACGTCCGTTACGATAGGTG GTATTCGACACGTGATCGATACCGGCGTGGTCAAAGCAAGAACGCATCATCCAACGACCGGTCTGGACGTCCTGAAGGTGGAGCAGATCTCAAAGGCGCAAGCTTGGCAAAGGACGGGAAGAGCCGCTCGCGAGGCACCGGGAAAATGTTACAGGACTTACACAAAGGACGAGTTCGAGAGGATGAGGGAGATGCCGGTACCGGAGATACAAAGGTGTTCCCTGGCGGGAGTCGCTCTTCAGCTTCTCGCCATTGGCGTCGATATTACTAGCTTCGATTTTATGGACAGACCACCGAAGGAAGCCGTCGACGTAGCGGTGACGTGTTTGGAAAAGCTCGCTGCCGTTAAAG GTTCTCCGCCGCAGTTGACTACTCTAGGAAGAACGATGTCTTTGTTCCCCTTGGATCCTCGATTTACCAAAGTGATTTTAGCCTCGGTGGAACATCGGTGTCTCGAGGAAGCTCTCACGGTGGTCGCCCTTCTGTCCGGAGAATCGATATTTACCGATCCACCGGCCAAGAGGCAGCAAGCGTACGCCGCCAAGTCTCG ATTCGCTTCTCCCGAGGGGGACCACGTAACCTTACTCAACGTTTTTCGCGGTTATACGAGCACCAGCAGCCAGAAAAAGGTTTGGTGCCACGAGAATTTTCTACACCATCGGAATTTGGAATATGCCTCGGAGGTACGACAACAGCTCGCCACTTTGGCGGAACGTGCGAATTTGGAGAAAGCCAGCTGCGGAACGAATACCGAGCAGCTTAGGAAGGCCCTTCTGGAAGGGCTCTACGAGAACCTCGCGGAACTGCAAAGGGATCATAGCTACGTCACG GTGAGCTCGAAACAGCCGGTGGCCATACATCCATCCTCGACGTTACACGGTACGAAACCATCTCTGATATTGTTCACGGAAATCGTTGCCACCGGCAAGTGTTACCTCCGTGATTTGTCCGTCATCGAAAATTCCTGGCTGTCGGAGAAAGGAGCCGTTTCGGTCAAACACGAATGA